CAGCTCCTcgatgatgttttggctgggagAGAAATCAATGACGAGGAACAGCTCGGAATTTACATACCGGATGAAAAGACGCAAAGGGCTCTGCGCGAACAAGAGGCTCTCGTGAACGGCGATCCCGAACTACAGAGTAAATTGACAAGAGAATATCAGAGTCTCCTAGGACGGCACTCACTTGTTAAGACACTCTTTAAGGAAGTTGGAGAGGAAAAGGCAAGGACATTATATGTGACGCGGGATTTAGATGAGAAAGATAGTGCTATCTTTTTCAAGCGGTGTCGTGCGGAGGGCATCACGGTCAATTCTGCTTTTACAGCCATCGGTAACTTCGCGATGGTGGATCTCCTGGCGAAAGGCGGCCTCGATCAAGACACGTACAGCATTCGCTGTGAGCACGTCGTCAACGGCCGCCGCTACTGGAAACCAGATACTTCTACATACCTTGGCTGTCATATCTTGCCGATGCTGACTACGGTCTTCGAAACACCGCGAAACTTCAACGCAGACTTTTGGAATTACGCAAAGTCCATTAACGAGGAACTCCAGAGGAAACTCAAAAGTGCGTCAGTACTCCAGATGGAGAGAATAAAAACCCTTGTTCCGAAGACTTTCGACCCCACTTTCGAGTTCGAGTATTGCATCACCAACATGGGAGACTTGACGAAAAAGGTGACCGAGGGCGGCGACCACGTGCAAGTAGTGAATGTTAACAGGACTGCATCAATGCACAAAGTCCCTTTTATATGGGCGAATTTTTTACACAGCTTCCGTGGCCGTTTCATCAACACTCTCGTGTACAATACTTTGTATGTTGATGCAGAGATAGTTGAATTCTTTTTCGAGAAGTCATTCCACTATCTCCATGCATCATTAAAACTGTAAAGCTAACTTGATTCACCAAACAAATTTAGTGAGAGAGATCAGTGGATTTTACAAATAACTTTTCATTCAAAAGACACTAGAGAAATATTTCGGTGTTCCTTGTTTGAAAAAAACTCGCTTTGCAGTAACATTATGTTAACCCTCGGGCTTTGCATTtgattatgtatattaataatttagatatgaaaaaaaaaaaaatattatttgtatGGGACAACTAATgtgtacttttcttcttttttcttttaactttctcCTTTCAAATGGTTTGTCGCGTGAATATGGGATCATAAAGAGATTAAGATAAATATAAGTAGTGTGAAGAAAACATAAGTGAAAGTATTGTGGAGTAAAGACTTCTACTACTGCATGTGTATTTTCAGATGTTTAGCTCAGTGTAAGCCAAGTTGTATTTGGAATTTTgatgtatatttcctttttaaaaCATGTATGCTAGCACTTTTATGAGCTACATTTATGCCACTCTATCAAATAAAAAACAGTTTTCCGTAGAGTGTTTACTTACCTCAAACTTGGCCATAGAtgcctagcacatttatttttcttccaaccATTAGTTACCACTTATTTCCTTCGTATTGCTGAGATCGGTTTGTGTCACAGATGTCAGGTACTCCTCGTTGGAATGCGCCTTTAGAAGCTAGTGCACATTTAAGATCAAAGTTTTGCTAAACTTACGCACTTCGACTGTTCTAGAAAATCCAACCATCCTATATAAACACATCTTGTAAAATTGTGAACATTTCAAGGCGGTGTAACGTGTAGTTGACTGGTGTGTGATTGGAAAATTATAAATGATACCAGCAGTATAAACACCAGTCTTTAACTACGGTACGGTTTATTTACAGTGAAAAGTTTTCAAGGTCTTCAATACCTATTCTATGCAGTTAATAACATCTTCAGTATATGAAGGATCATAtactcaagaaagaaagaaagaaagagggatctAAATATTAAAAGTCAAATAAGATAAATTGATAGGAATGACGATAGAGAATACCGCTtgtgtaataatgtaataatcatgatcataatgacattggtaacgaagatgataatcatattaataataatgatgatgaccattagcagaatgataatatgataataataatataatcaataaaaaggataatgatgataataatattgataatcctattactaatactgctgctgctatgatcgcgatagtagtagtagtagtagtgatagtagtagagataatagtaatagaaataataatgttaatgatgaggatgatgacagtgattataatagtattatcaataataataataataaaagtaataataatgatgatgatgataataatagtaatggtgataatgataataatgatgatgatgataataatagtaatggtgataatgataataatgatgataatgataataatattaaaatgataatagtaagaatgataataatggtaatattgataatactactactactgttactaaagatagtaataatgataacgatgatgataatgatgatgatgatgttaacgataatgataatgataatgacaatgagaatgacaattacaatgacaataacaatgacaatgacaatggcaatgggaatgggaatggcaatggcaatgacaatgacaatgacaatgacaatgacaaagacaatgatgatgataattataatgataatgataatcataacgataacgatgttgatgatgatgctgatgatgctgatgacgatgatgataatgataataatattaatgggcatgataataataatgataattatgatatcaatgaccttgatgacgatgaggatgatcattagaatgaaataaaaaatattacgaATGAATCACGAGGAAAGCgggacagcaacagtaataagatcaaatatgtgtatttgtttcatTAAATATATCGCCTCACAGTTCtataattactatattaatatatcatcatcatttacataaAACTTTTCATTCTTACCCCAAGTTAACTCACTTATCCTAATATAACGATAAGGTCAATTCAAAAACCCTTCATTGATACACGCTTATGGTAACCAAGCATTAGCCAAAGGAACTTGGTCACAGAAGATATAAATAGACGCTCAGCAACTCAAACACGTGTACACAAAACCACCCTAATATGGGAATGCAATTGCAATACAGTCGTGTCCGCTCATGATAAACTTTTAGCAACCTTAGATCATTGCAGTGGATTTCGTTGAAAACAAATCTCTTCACTGCCTTTGGCTAGCTTTATTACAGGATATTAGTATAGGCGACACAAGGAAAAAAACGTAGTGAAAGaattaatatagaaatataaatatgtgttaagGACGAGGTTGTAACTCGATGTAGTATGTTGAAGGTTACGCCTGGTGTATTAGCCGAAGGTTATACCCGTTTCTTTGCTTTCATGCTCACTCGTTGTTCACTGTTATATATGTTCTGATTTCTCGTTCCGAGCGCGCAGGATAGCTTGTGTGAAGTCGACTTTATGAGTGAGTATAAGCAGATTTCTGTTTCTCTACAGGCTATCGACTTTTGATCAGCATAGACTGTAGCGTTGGTATGCACCGGGTATTTTTCGATGCTAAATAAGAACTCTTGATCGGTAAAGTCTATTCACTTAGTTAAATGGGTTTGATTTTGTCTAACTCAATTTTTTAGGTGATGTGTTTTCACATGTGTGCACGATAAGGTTAGACAAACTATTCTACGGTTCCAGCACGACACTCgttcttgctttttatttatctgtttacagtTTCATGCTTTAATGTTACTTTTAACGATATGCTACAatgcacacctatacacacacacacacacacacacacatacacacacacacacacgcacaaacacacacacacacacacacacacacacacacacacacacacacacacacacacacacacgcacgcacatacacacacacaaacacacacacacacacatatatgtgtgtgtgtgtgtgtgtgtgtgtgtgtgtgtatgtgtgtgtgtgtgtgtgtgcgtgtgtatgtgtgtgtgtatacacatgtatacacatgtacatatatatgtacatatatatgtacatgtgtatctatatgtacacacgcacccatgtacatatatatgtatataaataaatatatataaatatatatatgtatatatatacacatatatatatatatatatatatatatatatatatatatatatatgtacatacacacacacacacacacacacacacacacacagatatatatatatatatatatatatatatatatatatatgcacatatacattcatacacacatatacatatatatatatatatatatatatatatatatatatatatatatataagatagtatAGAAAAGCATATAATAGTATGTACTTGTTACTATATTTACTTGTGATTATACGTACATAAACCGGAATACAGTGTGCGCGCAGGGAGAAATATCAGGAATCATTTACTAATGCATAGACAATATAACAAACATGCCTTATGCATAATTATACATCACAGTCACCTCTATTTTTTGCCAGGTACAGAAACCGCGATGGAAGCCGATATAAAATGGCTTTGGAAGATGACAGAAACCGAAGCCTTCTACGAACCATACACTATCAGTTACCAGCTCACTATCGCCACTCGGGAACCCTTACTCGAGGAGCACCTTATCCAGACCCTCACGCATCTCTTCAGGTATGaggaaactctttttttttcggtctgtTTAATGGTATTTATGCCTTGTCGTTATTTGTTGTATTGCTTCAGATTTTAATTCGGTTAGAAAAGAAATACGGGAGATATATGAACTCAGGTCGAAATTAGTCAGGTATTTTAATTCAGGTATATATATTAGCTAGAAATAGAATGTTAATTCGGTCAACATTTACTATTTATGACAATTTAAACAAATATTCACTAGATATGTGAACTCACTTTTTAATTGACATTACTTTTGGTTGattatagagaagagagaagcttaAAATTACAAGTTCACAATAACAGCcagattttattgatattttgtttataGTAACCAATCTCTTATTATCAAGTAGTTCGAGTTCATTGTAACTATATGGTGTTTATagatacttgcacacacacacacacacacacacacacacacacacacacacatacacacacaatattctttattttatggCCAAACAATCACTTCCTCGAAAATTTctagaaggaatggaagggaattaaataataatagatataagcaCGACCAGTCCTCGTGAGTCCTCTGGTTGCACGTAATCATTGCAACCGTGACTAGACAGACATTGCTAGCAACAAGTGTAGCTAGAGAGAAAAATGCCAATATCTTCATCTATCTTCATTGTGATTCAGAATGTAACGTtaaattcttattcttacttttatcgtACTAACTTCATAAGAACTTGCCTGAGTAATCACTttcaaggaggaaaagagaagcacTGCTGTGAACGGCTTGCATAATTGAAAAAAAGTATGGAGATGAGTCCATATGTTTATCTACTTAACCCTGAAACAGTTGCGAGATACTGTAATACAGATAACTTTCGATACAGGAAATCGGAAAATGTACTTAGAGTAACGATGTATTAAGATAAAATGATTTACTATCTGATCACTCTTCAGAAAATTGCCTCTGCTGAGAGCATGTTACGGGCAGCGTGATGGCGAGAAGTGGAtcagagagatgaaggaaatgaTCCTCGATTTTGAGGTATGTCGTCATTGTGTTCCAGATCAagactctttatctctttctctctctctctctctctctctctctctctctctctctctctctctctctctctctctctctttctttctttctttgtcattttctctcgctctaatctttctttttctctccctttctctctctctttctctttctctttctttctttctttgtctttctctctcgctctaatctttatttttctctccctttctctctctctctctctctctctctctctctctctctctctctctctctctctctctctctctttctctttatctctctctctctctctctctctctctctctctctctctctctctctctctttctctttctttaattctttctctctctctcttacactttctttcttcctctttctctcgctttttctctccctctttttctctttctttctctctctctctctctctctctctctctctctctctctctctctctctctctctctctctctctctctctgtgtgtctctgctaTAATAAACTTGCTGTAGAATGGGTTCATAATGGTAATGTACAACTACTTgaattataatgttcatatagTCAATAGCCTCTTGGATGTAGCCGACTTCTTTGACTTCTTTGACAAAATTAGATTAATTAACACTTATCTAGCACTAAGACTCATCGCCCGAACAAGCCTATCTTCGCTACGTTTACTCAGATTGTTTCATGAATAAATCCAATTTGAATGTAGACGAAGAGATAGTAGAGCCATTCAACACTAAACATCTCAGGAGCATGAATGTTTTGTAGAAATCAGTTTTACAAATGGCACTTCACTGTTGGTCAGAAAAGGGATCTTATATCCAGAGATGTTTGGTAACACTGTACAGATCTTCAGGGTAACGTCAGTCGTAGTAGTATGAAATATTCCCTATTGCGCAAAATATATAGGTAAACGTTTCTGTTTAGGCGTACATGGTCATTGGCTTCAAATCCATAACCTAAAGTACTCTACAACAATTTGATAACAACTGATAAAGTAAAAACATATTTTATGTTCTGTTATTTACATGCAAGTCCTTGTCTGATTAATATAATGAAAGTGTTTTCGTCTTCTCTACCCAGGTTGTTTCAGATACCACAACGCAGGAAGTACACAAGAGACTGCAGTCCTACCGCTACGACTTGGAGAGAGGGCCTCTGTGGTGCGTTAAGCTTCTGTCAGAACCGCCTTCCTCGCCAGAAATTCCAACCGGGGTCGACATGAAACAGTTCTGTCACGTATACACATTATTCCTGGGTCTTCAGCATGGCATCACTGACGGCACCTCCAACATGAAGATTTGCGGCTTTCTGGTACAAATTCTCAACGCTTTAATGGGGGGGAGGGCCATCGACAGCGCAGAAGAGCTTGGTGTCTTCATTTCCGACGAGAAGACCCGTCAAGTACAGAAGGAGAAACTGGCATCCATGGAGACTGATGCTGAACTCAGACGGCGGGTGGTGGAAGAAATTCAGTCTCGTTATGAACGATATTCGTTAGTCAAATCAGTTTACAAAGGAGCAGGGGAGAAGGTGCCAAGGACGGGGGTGTTGGAAAGGACCCTGGATACGGACTCCACAATGGCCTTCATCAAGCGTTGTCGATCTGAGGGCGTCACTGTCAATTCGGCTTTTACGGCTCTTTGCTGCATGGCTACCGTCGACCTCCTGGCTGACGGCGGCCTTGATCAGGACATGTATGACATCCGAAGCGAGCACGTCATTAACGCCCGCCGGTACTGGGACGGCGACACATCCCAATACTTGGGCTGTCATGTCCTTCCTCTGATGTCCGTCGATGCTAAGGCGCCGCGAAAAACCAACGGAAAATTTTGGGACTTCGCGAGATCCGTCCACCAAGAACTCCTGAAGAAGGTGAATGAAGGGGCGCCTCTGCTCGTCGAAGCCGCGAAGCACTTCATGCCTGCCAATCCAGATTTCGATCCCACTTTTGAGTACGAGTTCTGTGTGAGCAACTTGGGCAACGTGACAGGCCTGGTGACGGAAGGAGGCGACCACGTTCAGGCCCTTCACATCATCAGAACCGTTGCCCTGCATGTCGTCCCCTGCACCTGGAGTCTCCTCGTCCACACCTTCCGCGGACAGCTGATCCTAGCTCTCATATGCAACATGTCGACCGTTAATACGCAAATGGCGAATCAATTCTGTGACGGGATCTTTCATCACCTCAAGGAAGTACTTTGAAAATAGTATAGTGagatagaatcacacacacacacacacacacacacacacacacacacacacacgcgcgcgcgcgcgcgcgcgcgcacacgcacactcactcggATATAGTCTTAAACGTATGTATGTCTAAaaacagtttttctttttttatattgtacCTTACATATCACAGCTGGTGATACAGTAAAAGTCACCAAGGTATCAGTGTTTTTGTATGCCTAATACAAATCAATTGagatttttctcatttatttatttattgatatctgTTTGCAATGTTCTTTATTTGAAATAGTTTTCAGAATTGCAAACAAATCGTAATTCAAATTGCATTATGTCACCCACTTTTTAAACTCTTTAATGTGAAATGaaaattgcataaaaaaaaaaacggacgtgATTTTGTAATTTGGACTCATGAAAAAGATACATCTCAACACAAAATATAAGCGgcatgggaaaaaatatatatgtataaagaatgaaaattttattaaggaaaatgaaatgaatataatgaaatcaCTGACATCGTTCCAGAGCTGGATTtaggcaaagtaaaaaaaaagaggaaaaaaagagattaaaaaaaaaaaaaaaaaaaatacaaggcaaaaaaagaaaagaaaaagagagagagagagagaaatacgtacacacacacacacacacatatatatatatatattatatatatacaatacacacacacacacacatacacacacacacacatacacacacacacacatacacacacacacacacacacatatatatgtatatatatatttatatatatacacacacacacacatacacacacacacacacacacacacatacacacacacacacacacacacatatatatgtatatatatttatatatatacatacacacacacacacacacacacatacacgcacacacacacacacacacacatacacacacacacacacgcacacacacacacacacacacatatatataagaacaaaaaaagacaaaaaatatacatataagactaaaaaataaacaaatgaattaaaaTGACTGACAAACGTTTATTCACTGCGACACCTATGAGTAAATCCAGGAGcagaaacatttttattttttctatcggACCACGCTACTGTACTGTTAAAAGTTCAGATCGAACCGCGCCTTCAGCAGAGATTCTCTAcattgatgattatagtaataacagtgataacgatgataataatgataataatgatgatgataatagcaattataataataataagaaaaataatgatagtgataatagcaattataatagtaataagataaataatgataatgataatgataatgatgatgacagtaataataatagtgataacaataataatattattaatactaacagtaatagtaataataatgataatgataacaacaacaacagcagtagcagcagaaacaacaacataatgataataacaataataataataataataataataataataataattataataataataataataataatggtactacaatcactactactactacgactaatactagcaataacaacaataaatgtaataacaacagcaacaagaacaacaataataacaatgattacaataataatattgatagtaacaataatgataatgataatgataacaaaaacgataatgataataatgatgataataacgattcagtaatgataataataacaataataatggtaacaaaataataatgaggatgataatgataatgataataatgataatgataatagagcaacagcaacagcatctaCCAACCCATTCAAGGTCATGACCAAATCCCCAGGGTTAGATTACCTTTTGCTTTCTGTGTTGTAAGTCAGTCTGTTTATACCGTAATCTCTTCATTTGGATAAAAACtgtagagagaataaagaaaaatgatacttAATACCCGTCAGCTGTGATCTGTTTTGGTGGCATATCTTTCTATTTAGTCATACGATGATTTTGAGTATAtgttgatctatctgtctgtctatctagatgtatatatatatatatatatgtgtgtgtatgtgcatgtgtgtgtgtgtgtgtgtttgtgtgtgtgtttgtttgcacatcaatacatacatgcatgtatatatatatatatatatatatatatatatatatatatatatatgtgtatatgtgtgtgtgtgtgtgtgtgtgtgtacatatatatatatatatatatatatatatatatacatacacatatacacacaaatatacatatatatacatacttacctttatatatatatatgtatatatatatatatatatatatatatgcatatatatacatatttatagacataattatatgtatatgtatatatgtatgtatatgcaattattaacccccacacacacacacacacatatatatacacaaacacacacacacacacacacacacacacacacacacacacacacacacacaaacacacacacatatatatatacacacatatatatatatatatatatatacacacacatatatgcatgaatgtatatatatgtatatatatatatatatatatatatatatatatgtatgtatgcatatatacttcaaGAAGATGTAAAGAAGGACATAAAAGTCATATGATGCAAGAACTGAACTGAAACGTTCACGTtaagtgctacaactttcggaaactaatgcaaaaggggattttaatagcaaaattgactgggaaagtttcgatcccggAGCTCatccagattcgtggaatgcaaa
The sequence above is drawn from the Penaeus chinensis breed Huanghai No. 1 chromosome 33, ASM1920278v2, whole genome shotgun sequence genome and encodes:
- the LOC125043165 gene encoding uncharacterized protein LOC125043165 isoform X1; translation: MSTETAMEADIKWLWKMTETEAFYEPYTISYQLTIATREPLLEEHLIQTLTHLFRKLPLLRACYGQRDGEKWIREMKEMILDFEVVSDTTTQEVHKRLQSYRYDLERGPLWCVKLLSEPPSSPEIPTGVDMKQFCHVYTLFLGLQHGITDGTSNMKICGFLVQILNALMGGRAIDSAEELGVFISDEKTRQVQKEKLASMETDAELRRRVVEEIQSRYERYSLVKSVYKGAGEKVPRTGVLERTLDTDSTMAFIKRCRSEGVTVNSAFTALCCMATVDLLADGGLDQDMYDIRSEHVINARRYWDGDTSQYLGCHVLPLMSVDAKAPRKTNGKFWDFARSVHQELLKKVNEGAPLLVEAAKHFMPANPDFDPTFEYEFCVSNLGNVTGLVTEGGDHVQALHIIRTVALHVVPCTWSLLVHTFRGQLILALICNMSTVNTQMANQFCDGIFHHLKEVL
- the LOC125043165 gene encoding uncharacterized protein LOC125043165 isoform X2 gives rise to the protein MALEDDRNRSLLRTIHYQLPAHYRHSGTLTRGAPYPDPHASLQVVSDTTTQEVHKRLQSYRYDLERGPLWCVKLLSEPPSSPEIPTGVDMKQFCHVYTLFLGLQHGITDGTSNMKICGFLVQILNALMGGRAIDSAEELGVFISDEKTRQVQKEKLASMETDAELRRRVVEEIQSRYERYSLVKSVYKGAGEKVPRTGVLERTLDTDSTMAFIKRCRSEGVTVNSAFTALCCMATVDLLADGGLDQDMYDIRSEHVINARRYWDGDTSQYLGCHVLPLMSVDAKAPRKTNGKFWDFARSVHQELLKKVNEGAPLLVEAAKHFMPANPDFDPTFEYEFCVSNLGNVTGLVTEGGDHVQALHIIRTVALHVVPCTWSLLVHTFRGQLILALICNMSTVNTQMANQFCDGIFHHLKEVL
- the LOC125043294 gene encoding uncharacterized protein LOC125043294; the protein is METKVKWLWRKTAVESFYEPFGTCYELTLVTRKPLLEEQFRCTLSHFYRKVPNVRTCFGERDGEIWLREMPQEIIDFELLPEDRSDEDIHSKLQCYDFNKQTGPLWCVKLRPEPDSSPDGVFREGVQGYPHMYSMYLGINHAITDGTSNSTICGFIVQLLDDVLAGREINDEEQLGIYIPDEKTQRALREQEALVNGDPELQSKLTREYQSLLGRHSLVKTLFKEVGEEKARTLYVTRDLDEKDSAIFFKRCRAEGITVNSAFTAIGNFAMVDLLAKGGLDQDTYSIRCEHVVNGRRYWKPDTSTYLGCHILPMLTTVFETPRNFNADFWNYAKSINEELQRKLKSASVLQMERIKTLVPKTFDPTFEFEYCITNMGDLTKKVTEGGDHVQVVNVNRTASMHKVPFIWANFLHSFRGRFINTLVYNTLYVDAEIVEFFFEKSFHYLHASLKL